In the genome of Streptomyces fagopyri, the window GCGTCGGCGCCGTGCTCCTTGAGCAGCCGCAGCGCCGTCTCGACGATGAGCTCCTCCGAGAGGACGACACCCGTCTTGGTGGGGCGTCTGCGCCGCCGGGCGGCGGGTGGGACGACTCGTTCGGCCATGGGCTCTCCCTCCGGTGCGGGCACCTTATGTCAACGGCGTTGACCTGTTAAGGCTCCGAGCAGTTTCATTTCCGGTCATCGGGCCGGAATCAGGCCCCGGGTGCGATCGGAGCAGCCATGACGCAGAAGCCGTACGGTGCGGATCCCCCGTCCCTGCGCAAGTCCCTCGGTGTGGTGGACGGCGTCGCGATCGCGGCGTCCAGTACGGCGGCGACCACCAGCATCGGCATCGGGCTGGGGGTGACGGCGGGCGTGGTCGGTCTGCATCTGCCCGCCATCATGCTGCTGGCCTTCCTCCCGGTCCTGGGGATCGCGGGCGCCTACACCCGCCTGAACCGGGTGGAGCCGAACGCGGGCAACGGCTATGTGTGGGTGGGCCGTTCACTCACTCCTTGGTTGGGTTTCCTGGTCGGCTGGGTGAACATCGTTGCCACCGTGGCCTTTCTGGCCTACACCACCGCCGTGACCGGCTCGGCCGTGATCCAGCTCGCGGGCGAGGCGGGCGTGCACGAGGTGGCCGGGTTCGCGCTGGACCCGGGCTCCACCGCCCAGACGACCGCGGTGGGCGTCGTGGTCCTGGTCGCCGTCACCCTCACGGCGGTCACCGGGGTCAGAACCGCCGCCCGGTTGCAGAGCGGGCTGCTGGTCTTCGAGTACGTCGTCCTGCTGGGCTTCTGCGGATACGGCATCGTCACCGGTCCGCACGCCTTCCGGCTGAGCTGGTTCGACCCGTTCCAGATCCCCTCGGCCACGGCCGTGGCGCAGGGCATGCTGCTGTCGGTGTTCTGCTACTGGGGGTTCGAGGCGGCGTTCACCGTGAACGAGGAGGTACGTGACCCCAAGGACGCCTCACGGGCCGGGACCATCACCCTCCTCACGATGCTCGGACTGTTCCTCCTGGGCTCGGTCGCCTTCCAACGCGTCCTGTCCGAGGACGAGTTGGTCGGGCATGGCGCCCAGGGGCTGGCGTTCTTCGGTGACCGTCTCGCCTCCATGCCGCTCGCGGCGCTGCCACTGGTGGCGCTGATGTTCTCGGCCGTCGCCTCGCTTCAGGCGGGCGTGATCCCGACGGCCCGCGGGATGTTCGCGATGAGCCGGGACCGCACGCTGGGTCCGGTGTGGTCCAAGGTCAGCTCCCGGTACGGGACTCCGGCGGCCGGGACCCTGCTGATCGGCGCGCTGGCGGCGGCGGTGGCGGCCCTCGCCCTGGTCATCCCCCGGCTCGCCGACATGATCATGGCGACGGTGAACGCGGTCGGGATCGTCGTCGCCCTGTCCTACGCGCTCACCGCCCTGGCGGCCGCGGCGCGCTTCCGCGGCCTGCTGCGCGAGGACTGGCGGACGGGGACACGGGCCGTGGTGCTCCCCTCCCTGAGCGCCGCGGCCCTGCTCGGCCTCGGTGGATATCTCGCCTGGTCCTTCTACACCTCCACCGACCATCTCGAAGTCAGCGCGGACAACGGGTGGTTCCTGCTCCTCGTGCCCACCCTGATGATCGTCTCGGGATTCGTGGCGGCCGCCTGGGCCAAGTGGGTGCGCAGATCCCCGTACTTCCGCACCGGCCGCGTTACCGACGCGGACTCCGCCCCCGTGCCGGCCGCACTCCGCTGACCCCTCCCCCGCACTGCCGACACCCGACCAAGGAACGGACACATGCACGCTGACCTCCTGTTCACCGGTGGACCGGTCCTCACCCCCGAGGGCCCCACCGTCACCCCGGTCGCCGTCACCGGCGACCGGATCACCGCCGTCGGGGCCGCGGCACGGGATCTGACCGGCCCCCGCACCGAGGCCGTCGACCTCGCGGGACGGCTGCTCCTGCCCGGCTTCCAGGACGCGCACCTCCACCCGGTCCCGGCGGGGCTGGAACTCGCCCGGTGCGACCTGACGGGCGCGCGCACCGCAGAGGAGACCGTGCGCGCCGTCCGGGCCTACGCCGACGCGCACCCCGACCGGGAGTGGATCACCGGCGGCGGCTGGTCCATGGAGGCGTTCGAGGGCGGTACGCCGACGAAGGAGGTGCTGGACGCGGTCGTGCCCGACCGGCCGGTGTACCTGCCGAACCGGGACCACCACGGCGCCTGGGCCAACAGCCGCGCCCTGGAACTGGCGGGTGTCACACGCGACACTCCCGACCCGGCCGACGGACGCTTCGAACGGGACGTCTCGGGCGAACCCACCGGGATGCTCCAGGAGGGGGCCATGCGGTACGTCGGCCGGCTCGCTCCCCCGGCCACCCCGGCCGACCGGCTCGCCGCGCTGCTGCGCGCCCAGCGGCACCTGCACGCGCTCGGCGTCACCGCGTGGCAGGACGCGCTCGTCGGCTCCTTCGTGGGAATGGAGGACCCCTCGGACGCGTATCTGGCAGCGGCCCGCGAGGGCTCGCTCACCGCGCGGGTCGTCGGCGCGCTGTGGTGGGACCGGGAGCGCGGGGCCGAGCAGATTCCCGAACTCGTTGCGCGGCGGGCCGCGTTGAGCCACGGTCGGTTCCGCGCCACCAGCGTCAAACTGATGCTGGACGGCGTCGCCGAGAACGGCAGCGCCGCCTTGCTGGACCCCTATCTCGACACGTGCGGCTGCGTCACCGCCAATCGTGGCACCCGTTTCATCGATCCGGCCCGACTCCCTGCGTACGTGGCCGAGTTGGACGCTCTCGGCTTCCAGTGCCACTTCCACGCGCTGGGCGACCGGGCCGTACGGGACGCCCTGGACGCGGTCGAGGCGGCACGGAAGGCGAACGGTCCGAGCGACACGCGTCCGCACCTGGCCCACCTCCAGGTCGTGCACCCCGACGACGTACCCCGCTTCGCGCGCGTCGGCGCCACGGCCAACATCCAGCCCCTGTGGGCCGCGCACGAACCGCAGATGGACGAGCTGACGATTCCC includes:
- a CDS encoding APC family permease yields the protein MTQKPYGADPPSLRKSLGVVDGVAIAASSTAATTSIGIGLGVTAGVVGLHLPAIMLLAFLPVLGIAGAYTRLNRVEPNAGNGYVWVGRSLTPWLGFLVGWVNIVATVAFLAYTTAVTGSAVIQLAGEAGVHEVAGFALDPGSTAQTTAVGVVVLVAVTLTAVTGVRTAARLQSGLLVFEYVVLLGFCGYGIVTGPHAFRLSWFDPFQIPSATAVAQGMLLSVFCYWGFEAAFTVNEEVRDPKDASRAGTITLLTMLGLFLLGSVAFQRVLSEDELVGHGAQGLAFFGDRLASMPLAALPLVALMFSAVASLQAGVIPTARGMFAMSRDRTLGPVWSKVSSRYGTPAAGTLLIGALAAAVAALALVIPRLADMIMATVNAVGIVVALSYALTALAAAARFRGLLREDWRTGTRAVVLPSLSAAALLGLGGYLAWSFYTSTDHLEVSADNGWFLLLVPTLMIVSGFVAAAWAKWVRRSPYFRTGRVTDADSAPVPAALR
- a CDS encoding amidohydrolase, coding for MHADLLFTGGPVLTPEGPTVTPVAVTGDRITAVGAAARDLTGPRTEAVDLAGRLLLPGFQDAHLHPVPAGLELARCDLTGARTAEETVRAVRAYADAHPDREWITGGGWSMEAFEGGTPTKEVLDAVVPDRPVYLPNRDHHGAWANSRALELAGVTRDTPDPADGRFERDVSGEPTGMLQEGAMRYVGRLAPPATPADRLAALLRAQRHLHALGVTAWQDALVGSFVGMEDPSDAYLAAAREGSLTARVVGALWWDRERGAEQIPELVARRAALSHGRFRATSVKLMLDGVAENGSAALLDPYLDTCGCVTANRGTRFIDPARLPAYVAELDALGFQCHFHALGDRAVRDALDAVEAARKANGPSDTRPHLAHLQVVHPDDVPRFARVGATANIQPLWAAHEPQMDELTIPFLGAERAARQYPFGSLLRSGARLAAGSDWPVSSPDPLQGIHVAVNRVAPDGTGPVFLPAERLGLTAAFTAYTAGSAYANHLDDTGSVRVGALADLVVLDRDPYAGAPEEIGATGVALTYVGGERVHEAPGA